One genomic window of Gallaecimonas sp. GXIMD4217 includes the following:
- a CDS encoding DEAD/DEAH box helicase: MKLRPYQQQAVRAVIQYFKKEKAPAVLVLPTGAGKSVVIAELARLARGRVLVLTHVAELVEQNAHKYRHWRDDGSIFSAGLKQKDLQGKVVFASIQSVAPNLDRFGDDFSLVMIDECHRIGAAEESQYRQVLKALPGALVLGLTATPYRLDQGWLYNFHARGMVRTTAERLFKHCVFELPLRQLIDEGYLTPVRVLPAPAIRYDFSLLPPGAGEAALDRALAGQGKLTPAIVQHLQAVAESRQGVMIFAASRRHGREVAALLPPEQTGLVLGDTAGAERAAIIDRFKARELKYLVNVSVLTTGFDASHVDLIAILRPTESVSLFQQIVGRGLRLSDGKEECLVLDYAGNGFDLFAPEVGEPRPPGTVPVVVPCPLCGHQNPFWGRVDGDGDIIEHFGRRCQGMTGPQSQCDYRYRSRICGDCGAEADIAARQCPQCQATLVDVDKKLREAMKGAKLHLFKVAAMTLADGGDALEVSYFDEAAQCQKEKLPYGGTRLKRFLAELNRAPGARFLPADNTLVQHEGLLRRPDFLILKRHKRGFWQVGERICDYEGRFQKAEHAGLA; encoded by the coding sequence GTGAAGCTCCGTCCCTACCAGCAACAGGCCGTGCGGGCCGTGATCCAGTATTTCAAAAAGGAAAAGGCCCCGGCGGTGCTGGTGCTGCCCACCGGGGCAGGCAAGTCCGTGGTCATCGCCGAGCTGGCCCGGCTGGCCCGGGGCAGGGTGCTGGTATTGACCCATGTGGCGGAGCTGGTGGAGCAGAATGCCCATAAGTACCGGCATTGGCGGGACGACGGCAGCATCTTCTCCGCCGGGCTCAAACAAAAGGACCTGCAGGGCAAGGTGGTGTTCGCCTCCATCCAGTCGGTGGCGCCCAACCTGGATCGGTTCGGCGACGATTTTTCCCTGGTGATGATCGACGAATGCCACCGTATCGGCGCGGCGGAGGAGTCCCAGTATCGGCAGGTGCTGAAGGCCCTGCCCGGTGCCTTGGTGCTGGGCCTGACCGCCACCCCTTACCGGCTCGACCAGGGCTGGCTCTATAACTTCCATGCCAGGGGCATGGTCAGGACCACGGCCGAGCGCCTGTTCAAGCATTGCGTCTTTGAGCTGCCGCTGCGCCAGCTTATCGACGAGGGCTACCTGACCCCGGTCAGGGTGCTGCCGGCCCCGGCCATTCGCTACGACTTTTCGCTGCTGCCCCCAGGCGCCGGCGAGGCGGCCCTGGACAGGGCCCTGGCCGGCCAGGGCAAGCTGACCCCGGCCATAGTCCAGCACCTGCAGGCGGTGGCCGAAAGTCGACAGGGGGTGATGATCTTCGCCGCCAGTCGCCGCCACGGCCGGGAGGTAGCCGCCCTGCTGCCGCCCGAACAGACCGGACTGGTGCTGGGCGACACCGCCGGCGCCGAGCGGGCCGCCATCATCGATCGCTTCAAGGCCAGGGAGCTCAAGTACCTGGTCAACGTGTCGGTGCTGACCACCGGCTTCGATGCCTCCCATGTGGATCTCATCGCCATCCTCAGGCCCACCGAGTCCGTGTCGCTTTTCCAGCAGATCGTCGGTCGCGGCCTTAGGCTCAGTGACGGCAAGGAGGAGTGCCTGGTGCTGGATTATGCCGGCAACGGCTTCGATCTCTTCGCGCCCGAAGTGGGGGAGCCCAGGCCGCCCGGCACCGTGCCGGTGGTGGTGCCCTGTCCGCTGTGTGGCCACCAGAACCCGTTCTGGGGCAGGGTGGACGGCGACGGCGACATCATCGAGCACTTCGGCCGTCGCTGCCAGGGCATGACGGGACCGCAAAGCCAGTGCGACTACCGTTACCGCAGCCGGATCTGTGGCGACTGCGGCGCCGAGGCCGACATCGCCGCCCGCCAGTGCCCTCAATGCCAGGCCACTCTGGTGGATGTGGACAAGAAGCTGCGCGAGGCCATGAAGGGGGCCAAGCTGCACCTGTTCAAGGTAGCGGCCATGACGCTGGCAGACGGCGGCGATGCCCTGGAGGTGAGCTACTTCGATGAGGCGGCCCAATGCCAGAAGGAGAAGCTGCCCTATGGCGGCACCCGTTTGAAGCGCTTTTTGGCCGAACTCAACAGGGCACCCGGGGCCAGGTTCCTGCCCGCCGACAACACCCTGGTGCAACATGAGGGGCTGCTCCGCCGGCCGGACTTTCTGATCCTCAAGCGGCACAAGCGCGGCTTCTGGCAGGTCGGCGAGCGGATCTGCGACTACGAGGGCCGCTTCCAGAAGGC